A region from the uncultured Draconibacterium sp. genome encodes:
- a CDS encoding efflux RND transporter permease subunit produces the protein MLEKLLNQKAMITTILFAVLIGGFIAYTNIGKLEDAEIPIKSAMVITVYPGATAHEVELEVTDVLEKQIQKLENIDEITSVSRPGVSFITIEIDPVVKTPQLPQLWDHLRRKVNDVKGELPQGAYEPIVNDDFADVYGILYAITAEGYSHKDLIKYTEFIERELLSVNGVRRSQVFGKKTETIDVVFSSEKLAGLNINPMMIALAMQNETAIINPGSIVTGTESIRVGVGDKISSVEDIENLLIQVPGGGNFRLGDIATVERSYLEPMQEALYYNGKKGLTLGLSNESGINVVKLGARLDQKLAQLEKELPAGIEVNQVYYQPDRVDAAVKNFMWNLVISVAIVIVVLMFSMGLRSGLLISSGLVFTILGTLIVMMAIGLPLHRVTLAAIILAMGMLVDNAIVVADGILVDLKSGMDRSKAFVHTAQKTALPLLGATVVAILAFLPLRMSPNMAGEFLSSLFTVLIISLFLSWVFAMIQTPFNAKFFYRKERPKGEKAEHYDSKFYRGFGAMLAWSIRNKYVFSAGALAVLVIAFWSFRFVTVDFMSKIDYDQFYVEYYLPQGADIEAVEADLLQIQEDILEMEGVHSITAAVGRPPARYQLLRLLATGGSNYGDLIIQTEEIQRIESLIPEVEAYLNENYPDAFFRTKEYGAAFSDSDVEVEFTGPDPAVLKDLANQAKLIMHAEPTAINVDDNWKNQTKKIVPLYSVERAQPLGLSRSDMGNSILVATNGMPIGAVYEGDKMLPIVMKTSNNVATNTEEILNIPVWGQQSTSSVPLSQIVDSLELHWEYELINRLNNERSIQARCDAQKGYTAAQVQAKIQAQVEAIELPAGYNMRWEGATAQSGEANAGLFMFLPLALGLMAIIIIGLFNNLKQPLIIGMVFPYAFVGIVIGLVSTGTYLTFAGIIGALGLIGMMIKNAVVLMDEVNFNLKAGKSRLQSTIDAAMSRLRPVMMASLTTILGMSPLIWDPMFKSTAIVIMFGLAVGSVITLVVVPVLYTVLYKVDGSKLRNTSAIVEKQGI, from the coding sequence ATGCTGGAAAAATTATTGAACCAAAAGGCAATGATTACCACCATACTGTTTGCAGTATTGATTGGTGGTTTTATTGCCTATACAAACATTGGGAAGCTGGAGGATGCCGAGATACCAATTAAATCGGCAATGGTAATTACGGTTTATCCCGGGGCAACAGCCCATGAGGTGGAGCTGGAAGTTACCGATGTATTGGAAAAACAAATCCAGAAACTGGAGAACATCGATGAAATTACTTCGGTTTCGCGTCCCGGTGTTTCGTTTATCACCATTGAGATTGATCCTGTAGTAAAAACGCCGCAGTTACCCCAACTTTGGGACCACCTGCGCCGAAAAGTAAATGATGTAAAGGGCGAATTGCCACAAGGCGCTTACGAGCCGATTGTAAACGACGACTTTGCAGATGTTTATGGTATTTTGTATGCTATTACAGCCGAGGGGTACTCGCACAAAGACCTGATAAAGTACACCGAATTTATTGAGCGTGAATTGTTGAGCGTTAACGGCGTTCGTCGTTCGCAGGTGTTTGGGAAAAAAACCGAAACCATTGATGTGGTCTTCTCGTCCGAAAAATTAGCCGGCCTGAACATTAACCCGATGATGATTGCTTTGGCCATGCAAAACGAAACAGCAATTATCAATCCTGGTTCCATTGTAACTGGTACCGAATCGATACGGGTTGGTGTTGGTGATAAAATCTCGTCGGTTGAGGATATTGAAAATTTGTTGATACAGGTGCCTGGCGGTGGTAACTTTCGCTTAGGCGATATTGCAACAGTTGAACGTTCGTATTTGGAGCCTATGCAGGAGGCTTTGTACTATAACGGGAAAAAAGGATTGACTCTTGGGCTTTCAAACGAAAGTGGAATTAACGTGGTAAAGCTTGGCGCAAGACTTGACCAAAAGCTGGCCCAGCTGGAAAAAGAACTGCCGGCAGGTATTGAAGTAAATCAGGTATACTACCAACCCGACCGCGTTGACGCTGCCGTAAAAAACTTTATGTGGAATCTTGTAATCTCAGTTGCTATTGTAATTGTGGTGCTTATGTTCTCTATGGGTTTACGTTCTGGCTTGCTTATTTCAAGCGGTTTGGTGTTTACTATTTTAGGAACTCTGATTGTGATGATGGCAATTGGTTTGCCCTTGCACCGGGTAACCCTTGCTGCAATTATTTTGGCAATGGGTATGCTGGTTGATAACGCCATTGTTGTGGCCGACGGTATTTTGGTTGATCTAAAATCAGGAATGGATCGTAGCAAGGCCTTTGTTCATACGGCTCAAAAAACGGCCCTGCCTTTGTTGGGAGCAACAGTTGTTGCAATTTTGGCATTCTTACCCTTGCGAATGTCACCAAATATGGCAGGCGAATTTCTTTCATCCTTGTTTACGGTGCTCATTATTTCGTTGTTCTTGAGTTGGGTGTTTGCCATGATTCAAACCCCTTTCAACGCTAAATTCTTTTACCGTAAAGAGCGTCCGAAAGGTGAAAAAGCAGAGCACTACGACTCCAAATTCTATCGTGGTTTTGGAGCCATGTTAGCATGGAGTATCCGTAATAAATATGTTTTTTCGGCCGGTGCCCTGGCTGTTTTGGTTATCGCGTTCTGGTCCTTCCGTTTTGTAACGGTTGATTTTATGTCGAAAATAGATTACGACCAGTTTTATGTAGAATATTATTTGCCTCAGGGAGCCGATATTGAAGCGGTAGAGGCTGACCTGCTTCAAATACAGGAAGATATTTTAGAGATGGAAGGCGTGCATTCGATTACCGCTGCTGTTGGACGCCCGCCTGCACGTTACCAGTTGTTACGTTTGTTGGCAACAGGTGGTTCAAACTACGGCGACTTAATCATTCAAACGGAAGAAATCCAGCGTATCGAATCGCTTATTCCCGAGGTGGAAGCCTACCTGAACGAAAACTATCCCGATGCCTTTTTCCGTACAAAAGAGTATGGAGCGGCATTCTCCGACTCTGATGTTGAAGTGGAATTTACTGGCCCCGATCCGGCTGTACTAAAAGACCTTGCCAACCAGGCAAAACTTATTATGCATGCCGAACCAACTGCCATAAATGTTGACGATAACTGGAAAAACCAAACCAAGAAGATTGTTCCACTCTATTCGGTTGAACGTGCGCAGCCGCTTGGTTTAAGCCGTTCGGACATGGGTAATTCCATTTTGGTAGCTACCAACGGTATGCCAATCGGAGCCGTTTACGAGGGCGACAAAATGCTCCCAATTGTGATGAAAACATCTAACAATGTGGCAACTAATACCGAAGAAATATTGAACATACCGGTTTGGGGGCAACAAAGCACCTCAAGTGTACCCTTGTCTCAAATTGTTGACAGTTTAGAATTGCATTGGGAATACGAACTGATAAACCGCTTGAACAACGAGCGTTCGATACAAGCCCGTTGCGATGCTCAAAAAGGATATACTGCCGCGCAGGTGCAGGCAAAAATACAGGCGCAGGTAGAAGCTATTGAACTTCCGGCAGGTTACAACATGCGCTGGGAAGGAGCTACAGCACAATCGGGCGAAGCTAATGCCGGCTTGTTTATGTTCTTGCCGCTGGCGCTGGGGTTAATGGCCATTATTATTATCGGTCTGTTCAATAACCTGAAACAACCGCTGATTATAGGTATGGTATTTCCCTATGCTTTTGTAGGTATTGTAATTGGCCTGGTTAGCACTGGCACCTACCTTACTTTTGCCGGAATTATTGGTGCGCTCGGGTTAATTGGTATGATGATTAAAAATGCTGTGGTACTGATGGATGAGGTGAATTTTAATCTTAAAGCAGGGAAAAGCAGGTTGCAATCCACCATTGATGCTGCCATGTCGAGGCTACGTCCTGTAATGATGGCATCGTTAACCACCATTTTAGGAATGAGCCCCTTAATCTGGGATCCAATGTTTAAGTCAACCGCCATTGTAATTATGTTTGGCCTGGCAGTTGGCTCAGTTATCACCCTGGTTGTTGTACCCGTACTTTACACTGTGCTATACAAAGTTGATGGAAGTAAATTGAGAAATACATCTGCAATAGTTGAAAAACAAGGCATTTAA
- a CDS encoding TolC family protein, with product MNQSIKHITSTLVVFLLVFGKTHGQKVMTLEECRQQAVEYNKELKKAVLQNKEALVNQEVARTAYLPSISGSLTGMYVPGVDVDLSGGGFLPTAESEAAALAGDFGTSNIWNPGFPLAIDNLSLIYGGLSVEQPVYAGGRIKYSNQQADAGVSIAGHALNLKYSEIIENTDQAFWNVVAVEENIKTAREYIKMLEELEEQMRAMYEVGLQPASEKLRVSVQKNEAELNLVKANNGLKIAKMYLNQILGQPLDTDINVSHNVGADVLLFDLADGVTQAVNQRSEIKILEKQKEISELDAKITRADYLPTVGVSAQYTNFYINDLNESFDPQPMLAASVTIPIFQWGQGKKKQRAAQLRIEQAQTDLVHTNDLINLEVMQVRVQVEEAYESIKIAKKSVDEAAESMAETKASFEVGLNTTTDMLNAQARWAAAKSQLIQAVAGFKVLETKWERVTGNLYAPDGEPVSQLQ from the coding sequence ATGAATCAATCAATAAAACATATAACAAGCACGCTTGTTGTTTTTCTTTTGGTGTTTGGCAAAACCCATGGGCAAAAAGTAATGACCCTTGAGGAATGTCGCCAACAAGCTGTTGAATACAACAAGGAGTTGAAAAAGGCAGTATTGCAAAACAAAGAAGCCCTGGTTAATCAGGAGGTGGCCCGAACCGCATATTTGCCAAGTATTAGCGGTAGCCTTACGGGAATGTATGTTCCGGGTGTTGATGTCGACCTCTCGGGAGGAGGGTTTTTGCCAACTGCCGAAAGTGAGGCCGCTGCCCTGGCAGGTGATTTTGGCACCAGTAATATTTGGAATCCCGGATTTCCTCTCGCAATTGATAACCTTTCGCTAATATACGGCGGACTGAGTGTTGAACAGCCTGTTTATGCAGGCGGGAGAATTAAATATTCTAACCAACAGGCCGATGCGGGTGTCTCAATAGCCGGGCATGCATTAAATCTTAAATACTCCGAAATAATTGAAAATACCGACCAGGCCTTTTGGAATGTGGTCGCCGTTGAAGAGAATATAAAAACCGCCCGGGAATATATTAAAATGCTGGAAGAGCTTGAAGAACAAATGCGTGCAATGTATGAGGTGGGTTTACAGCCGGCCAGCGAAAAACTGCGTGTAAGTGTTCAGAAAAACGAGGCAGAATTAAATTTGGTGAAAGCCAATAACGGCCTGAAGATTGCAAAAATGTACCTGAACCAGATTTTAGGACAGCCTTTAGATACCGATATTAATGTGAGCCACAATGTTGGTGCAGATGTGCTGTTGTTTGATTTGGCAGATGGGGTAACGCAGGCAGTAAATCAGCGCAGTGAAATAAAAATTCTGGAAAAACAAAAAGAAATATCGGAACTGGATGCAAAAATTACACGTGCCGACTACCTGCCAACTGTTGGAGTCAGCGCTCAGTACACCAACTTTTACATCAACGATTTAAATGAAAGTTTTGACCCCCAGCCAATGTTGGCAGCTTCGGTTACTATCCCAATTTTTCAGTGGGGACAAGGTAAAAAGAAGCAACGTGCTGCTCAGTTACGCATTGAGCAGGCACAAACCGATTTGGTACATACAAATGATTTGATTAATCTTGAAGTGATGCAAGTGCGCGTTCAGGTGGAAGAAGCCTACGAATCGATTAAAATAGCAAAGAAAAGTGTTGATGAAGCTGCCGAAAGCATGGCAGAAACAAAAGCCAGTTTTGAGGTAGGACTGAATACAACAACCGACATGCTAAATGCCCAGGCCAGGTGGGCGGCAGCAAAATCGCAATTAATACAGGCAGTGGCCGGGTTTAAAGTGCTTGAAACAAAGTGGGAACGGGTAACAGGCAATTTGTATGCACCAGATGGGGAGCCAGTTTCGCAATTGCAATAA
- a CDS encoding histidine kinase, whose translation MKCIKYHNNKKRTLATRLPSYHPLNILVRFVIIGVIAVGSLHLLLAVVPEPEPEGYSGPPAIIYIVMIIGFNVAAEVQILLDNILERVLPVPKKIKLRIALQISLGLLTLVAAHSLLMRFLHPQILERESESGVFMGILTGLVFVQMVANSLTIARLTQKMLDTQEEMAEIKREKLRMDYNSLQDQINPHFLFNNLSVLKSLITYDQESALNFTENFTDVYRYVLQSKDKRLVKLTEEMEFMKAYYGLHKERLGDGLIVEKDFPEVYWDKEIAPLTAQLLMENAIKHNITSKETPLRVKAYIEDDYLIVSNSINRRESSYSTKTGLKNLVKRYALLTEREVVIQYNEERFEVKVPLL comes from the coding sequence ATGAAGTGTATTAAATACCATAACAATAAAAAACGAACACTGGCAACCCGCTTGCCCAGTTATCATCCGCTAAATATTTTGGTGCGCTTTGTTATAATTGGTGTAATAGCTGTGGGTAGTTTGCATTTGTTGTTGGCGGTAGTGCCAGAGCCCGAGCCCGAAGGGTATAGTGGGCCACCCGCAATTATCTATATCGTAATGATTATAGGGTTTAATGTTGCGGCCGAGGTTCAAATTCTTTTGGATAATATATTGGAGCGCGTTTTGCCGGTACCCAAAAAAATTAAGCTCCGGATAGCCTTGCAAATCTCGCTGGGCTTGCTTACACTTGTTGCCGCTCATTCGTTACTTATGCGTTTCTTACATCCGCAAATTCTGGAACGAGAATCAGAATCGGGTGTATTTATGGGTATTTTAACAGGATTGGTATTTGTGCAAATGGTAGCCAACTCGCTTACAATTGCGCGGCTTACACAAAAAATGCTTGATACACAGGAGGAAATGGCAGAAATAAAACGCGAAAAACTTCGCATGGACTATAACTCGCTGCAAGACCAAATTAATCCACATTTCTTATTTAATAATTTGAGTGTATTAAAATCATTGATAACATACGACCAGGAGTCGGCTCTTAATTTTACCGAAAATTTTACCGATGTGTACCGTTATGTGCTTCAAAGTAAAGACAAACGTTTGGTGAAACTGACCGAAGAAATGGAATTTATGAAGGCCTACTATGGTTTGCATAAGGAACGCCTGGGAGATGGTTTGATTGTGGAAAAAGATTTCCCGGAAGTTTATTGGGATAAAGAAATTGCACCCTTGACAGCTCAACTATTAATGGAAAATGCAATTAAACACAATATAACCAGTAAAGAAACGCCCTTGCGGGTAAAGGCTTATATCGAGGATGATTATCTAATCGTTTCAAATAGCATTAACCGGCGCGAATCGTCATATTCCACCAAAACAGGCCTGAAAAACCTGGTAAAACGCTACGCACTGTTAACCGAGCGCGAGGTGGTAATTCAGTATAACGAAGAACGGTTTGAAGTTAAAGTACCTTTGCTATAA
- a CDS encoding LytTR family DNA-binding domain-containing protein, which translates to MRVIIVEDELHNYRLLKGMIEKIRPEWQIDEWFESVKSTVAWLEQNPPPDVIFMDIQLTDGISFSIFDQVEVTSMVIFTTAYDEYALRAFQVNSIDYLLKPIKEEKLRTAIEKFEHIFQTTNSSAESKPDYKELLEAITAGEKKYRNRFLISGVTSYFKLDVKDIAWFYTENRVTTAVTYQGKEHVVDLTIEKLEEQLNPEEFFRTNRSTIIHINAIRKFENHFGGKLILRLIHPFDEPIIISRLKATEFKEWVGK; encoded by the coding sequence GTGAGAGTTATAATTGTTGAAGACGAGCTGCATAACTATCGATTGTTAAAGGGGATGATTGAAAAAATCAGACCGGAATGGCAAATTGATGAATGGTTTGAAAGTGTTAAAAGCACGGTAGCCTGGTTAGAACAAAATCCGCCACCCGATGTAATTTTTATGGATATTCAACTAACTGATGGTATCAGCTTTTCAATATTCGACCAGGTTGAGGTAACTAGTATGGTAATTTTTACCACGGCCTACGACGAGTATGCTTTACGTGCCTTTCAGGTAAACAGTATCGATTATTTGCTGAAACCAATAAAAGAGGAAAAACTCCGTACGGCCATCGAAAAATTCGAACACATTTTTCAAACTACTAACTCGTCAGCTGAATCAAAACCCGATTACAAAGAACTTTTGGAAGCCATTACGGCAGGCGAAAAAAAATACCGCAACCGCTTTCTTATTTCGGGTGTTACCTCGTATTTTAAACTCGATGTTAAAGATATTGCATGGTTTTACACCGAGAACCGGGTAACCACTGCTGTTACCTACCAGGGGAAGGAACACGTTGTTGATTTAACCATCGAGAAACTGGAAGAACAATTAAATCCCGAGGAATTTTTTCGAACCAACCGGAGTACAATCATTCATATCAACGCTATCCGGAAATTCGAAAATCATTTTGGAGGAAAGTTAATACTGCGTCTGATTCATCCTTTTGATGAGCCCATAATTATTAGCCGCTTAAAAGCCACCGAGTTTAAAGAGTGGGTAGGGAAGTAA
- a CDS encoding patatin-like phospholipase family protein → MKKTTLKTCPFLVILFLFLNLSPVKAQENDTRETPKVALVLSGGGAKGLAHIGVLKVLEEAGIRPDIITGTSMGSIVGALYAAGYTSDELTEINKNANWDQLLTDKVKLLSVAMDEKQETKKYLFEIPIRDKKINLPAGLIEGQHLEAYFSELLWPLTSQTNFNQLPIPFHCMSVDMISGETIEHSSGDLVQSIRASMSIPTVFSPMKMDSLLLVDGGVTCNFPVQEAIDMGADIIIGVYVGFQEDVTADEMTSMTDILQRSIALAGIVDAKEQFLKCDILIVPDLGEYSAGDFSNGVIIQQLGEEAAREKFTEIKKLATKYNRTFQTLEKIEQPRKIKITDFEVDGLQYLSKSFVLSKSGLEKGDSVSYKTIDEAIDFMYGSRHFGKLTYSLKEDPENDGYILVFQVKENPRAMFKLAPNYDDDLGVGIVTNFTLRNMIAPATRMLLSFNIAENPGMEIMLNKFVGKKQRLSDYFFASSYSYKLPFYDLGKRLGNYKRGYFEGGYGLEYLFGLNNQIGGNAFYKYNRLTPRADLQSIYPEADFEYLKAHDWGYQLYYKANTTDDLYFPKRGIKFNIRFQHVLSANSHMKLKHFDERDYFVKAINEPYATLMLEHNWYKTFAKKFTYNFGVSGGLSTEESASNGIFMLGGSQFGRNKLQFIDFAGFNFAEVYAYNFAFLKSAIDWEFATGVHFTAIANVAATANTYEDLVEQIASNPFEDSIFGYSFGFKYESLLGPMQLMVSGNNQDDESRFHFSIGFPF, encoded by the coding sequence ATGAAAAAGACTACACTTAAAACCTGTCCATTTCTTGTCATCTTATTTTTATTTTTGAATCTATCCCCTGTTAAGGCGCAGGAAAATGATACTCGGGAAACACCTAAAGTTGCCCTTGTTTTAAGCGGAGGAGGTGCCAAAGGTCTGGCACACATAGGTGTGCTAAAAGTATTGGAAGAAGCCGGAATTAGACCGGATATTATTACCGGAACAAGCATGGGAAGCATTGTTGGGGCGCTTTATGCCGCCGGGTACACTTCTGATGAGTTGACGGAAATTAATAAAAACGCAAATTGGGACCAGCTGCTTACCGACAAAGTAAAATTGTTAAGTGTGGCGATGGATGAGAAACAGGAAACAAAAAAATACCTGTTTGAAATTCCAATAAGAGACAAAAAGATTAACCTTCCGGCCGGACTAATCGAGGGACAACACCTTGAGGCTTATTTTTCAGAGTTGCTATGGCCGCTTACTTCACAAACCAATTTTAACCAACTGCCCATTCCATTTCATTGCATGTCGGTTGATATGATTTCGGGAGAGACAATTGAACACAGCTCCGGAGATTTGGTACAGTCGATTCGTGCAAGCATGTCCATTCCAACCGTATTTTCGCCAATGAAAATGGATTCGTTGCTTTTGGTTGATGGAGGGGTAACCTGCAATTTCCCGGTTCAGGAAGCCATTGATATGGGGGCCGATATTATTATTGGAGTTTATGTTGGTTTTCAGGAAGATGTTACCGCTGATGAAATGACCTCAATGACTGATATTCTGCAGCGCTCAATTGCCCTAGCCGGTATTGTTGATGCCAAAGAGCAGTTTCTGAAATGCGATATTTTAATTGTTCCCGACCTGGGTGAATACTCTGCAGGCGACTTCTCAAACGGAGTAATAATTCAGCAACTGGGCGAAGAGGCTGCCCGCGAAAAATTTACCGAGATAAAAAAACTGGCCACTAAATATAATCGTACGTTTCAGACCCTCGAAAAAATAGAACAGCCTCGTAAAATTAAAATTACCGATTTTGAAGTTGATGGATTACAATACCTCAGCAAAAGTTTTGTTTTGTCGAAATCGGGGCTTGAAAAGGGAGATTCGGTAAGTTACAAAACCATTGATGAGGCTATTGATTTTATGTACGGGTCGCGGCATTTCGGAAAACTTACCTATTCGCTAAAAGAAGATCCTGAAAATGATGGCTATATTCTGGTATTTCAGGTGAAAGAAAACCCAAGGGCCATGTTTAAACTTGCTCCAAATTACGACGACGATTTGGGGGTTGGAATTGTAACAAATTTCACTTTGCGAAACATGATAGCACCTGCAACACGCATGTTGTTATCCTTTAATATTGCCGAAAATCCGGGAATGGAAATTATGCTGAACAAATTTGTAGGCAAAAAGCAACGTTTATCCGATTATTTTTTCGCGAGCAGCTATTCCTATAAACTTCCTTTTTACGATTTGGGGAAACGACTTGGGAATTATAAACGCGGGTATTTTGAAGGGGGGTATGGCTTGGAGTATTTGTTTGGATTGAATAACCAAATTGGCGGCAATGCTTTTTATAAATACAACCGGCTTACGCCCCGGGCCGATTTACAATCTATATATCCTGAAGCTGATTTTGAATACCTGAAAGCGCACGACTGGGGCTACCAGTTGTACTATAAAGCAAACACAACCGATGACCTGTATTTCCCCAAACGAGGCATCAAATTTAATATCAGGTTTCAGCACGTTTTGTCGGCCAACAGCCACATGAAACTTAAACATTTTGATGAACGTGATTATTTTGTAAAAGCAATAAACGAGCCTTATGCAACGCTGATGCTCGAACATAACTGGTACAAAACCTTTGCAAAGAAGTTTACTTATAACTTTGGCGTAAGTGGAGGCTTAAGTACAGAAGAATCGGCATCAAACGGAATTTTTATGCTTGGAGGCTCGCAGTTTGGCCGAAACAAATTGCAGTTTATTGATTTTGCCGGTTTCAACTTTGCTGAAGTGTATGCCTATAATTTTGCATTTTTAAAATCGGCAATTGACTGGGAATTTGCCACAGGAGTGCATTTTACAGCCATTGCAAATGTAGCGGCAACAGCAAATACTTACGAAGATTTGGTTGAGCAAATTGCTTCTAATCCTTTTGAAGACAGTATCTTCGGCTACAGCTTCGGATTTAAATACGAATCCCTACTGGGACCAATGCAATTAATGGTTTCTGGAAATAACCAGGATGATGAATCGCGTTTTCATTTTAGCATAGGATTTCCTTTTTAA
- a CDS encoding sugar phosphate isomerase/epimerase encodes MRDRREFLKITTAGAAGVIALGTYACQPSNKKAADQAVSKSAAMGVGLQLYSIRDAMAADTMGSLKKIADMGYKFVEMAGYANGKFYGMAPAEFKKAVEDLGMKIISSHTMVEAEGITMENAKKMADDHAAVGVEYCVQPWVNEPDRNVESYKKMIADWNKVGEIMKAVGIQFGYHNHNFEFLPVDGLVPYYDIFLKEMDADLITMELDMYWATKAGQDPVEMFNKYPGRFQLFHFKDGSKKTEPYFDVVKDDITSVGAGYIDFKRIYEARETAGMKYLFVEDDNQGNGLPFEGVKTSIDNIKSKVFA; translated from the coding sequence ATGAGAGATCGAAGAGAATTTCTGAAAATTACTACCGCCGGAGCAGCAGGTGTAATTGCCCTGGGAACATATGCTTGCCAACCATCTAACAAAAAAGCAGCCGATCAGGCAGTAAGCAAAAGTGCCGCTATGGGAGTTGGACTTCAACTGTATTCCATTCGCGATGCAATGGCAGCCGACACCATGGGGTCGTTGAAGAAGATTGCCGATATGGGTTATAAATTTGTTGAAATGGCAGGTTATGCCAATGGCAAATTTTATGGAATGGCACCAGCCGAGTTTAAAAAAGCGGTGGAAGACCTGGGCATGAAAATAATAAGTAGCCATACCATGGTTGAAGCTGAAGGAATAACCATGGAAAATGCCAAAAAAATGGCCGACGACCATGCTGCTGTTGGCGTTGAATATTGTGTGCAGCCATGGGTAAATGAACCCGACAGAAACGTGGAAAGCTACAAGAAAATGATTGCCGACTGGAATAAAGTTGGAGAAATAATGAAAGCCGTTGGTATCCAGTTTGGCTATCACAACCATAATTTCGAGTTTCTCCCAGTTGACGGATTGGTTCCGTACTACGATATATTCCTGAAAGAAATGGATGCTGACCTGATAACCATGGAGCTGGATATGTATTGGGCCACTAAAGCCGGACAAGACCCTGTTGAAATGTTTAACAAATATCCCGGACGCTTCCAATTATTCCATTTTAAAGATGGATCGAAAAAAACAGAACCATATTTTGATGTGGTAAAAGACGACATAACGTCGGTTGGAGCAGGTTATATCGACTTTAAACGCATTTACGAAGCCCGCGAAACAGCAGGAATGAAATACCTTTTTGTTGAAGACGATAACCAGGGCAACGGATTGCCCTTTGAAGGTGTAAAAACAAGTATTGATAATATTAAATCAAAAGTATTTGCTTAA
- a CDS encoding TetR/AcrR family transcriptional regulator, producing MARITDQTKIERLKQSTMKLVVDRGFGGASAALIAKDAQVASGYFYMHYKGKYEMVNAILQEVYAEVFGMFEKLIGQEQPFLKTIEELVRHFVNVANHEPIKVKFLYVLTNDYNFIIEEQIHKNTLKLIERLIKMGREKGDLDKTLNVEDLYLVLIITTIQFINQKYKYSNQELISEQDVLHLLKLIFKFLK from the coding sequence ATGGCACGAATAACAGATCAAACTAAAATTGAACGCCTAAAACAGTCTACCATGAAACTGGTGGTAGATCGTGGTTTTGGAGGAGCCTCTGCCGCGTTAATCGCCAAAGATGCCCAGGTGGCTTCGGGGTATTTTTATATGCATTACAAGGGCAAATACGAGATGGTAAATGCCATTTTGCAAGAGGTTTATGCCGAGGTATTTGGAATGTTTGAAAAATTAATTGGCCAGGAACAACCATTTCTGAAAACCATTGAGGAATTGGTTCGGCACTTTGTAAATGTTGCCAACCACGAGCCCATAAAGGTGAAATTCTTGTATGTGCTTACCAATGATTACAATTTTATCATTGAGGAACAAATTCACAAAAATACATTGAAACTGATTGAGCGCTTAATAAAAATGGGCCGCGAAAAGGGCGATTTGGATAAAACACTAAACGTTGAGGATTTGTACCTGGTGTTAATTATTACCACCATTCAGTTTATCAACCAAAAATACAAATACAGCAACCAGGAATTAATTTCAGAACAAGATGTATTGCATCTGTTAAAATTGATTTTCAAATTTTTGAAATAA